In Juglans microcarpa x Juglans regia isolate MS1-56 chromosome 4S, Jm3101_v1.0, whole genome shotgun sequence, a single window of DNA contains:
- the LOC121262077 gene encoding uncharacterized protein LOC121262077 produces MMNGTVKGFFSGDRGLRQGDPLSPYLFIIQQEVLSKLIRRSMRESQFGLFSQAQGAPIVSYLMYADDVMIFSNGSQRSVRVLQQILRGGKDKLSMFKNLLCIVQIKFLIGTSSGSYVPQVTISKIMKLMSSFFWGEANGREKKKWVSWNHICKPAEEGGLGVRSLQDTQKALHMRFAWYLIQDLENRKLGVGLGVLTPLRKWALLLASSQLLLLGVYGGGGV; encoded by the exons ATGATGAATGGTACTGTTAAGGGTTTCTTTTCGGGCGATCGAGGTCTTCGTCAAGGTGATCCTCTGTCTCCGTATTTGTTTATCATTCAACAAGAGGTCCTTTCCAAATTGATCCGTAGGAGCATGCGAGAGAGTCAGTTTGGCCTTTTCTCTCAAGCACAAGGTGCACCTATTGTCTCCTATttgatgtatgctgatgatgtcaTGATTTTTTCTAATGGAAGTCAGAGGTCGGTGCGGGTCCTGCAACAAATTCTGAGAGGTGGTAAGGACAAACTATCAATGTTCAAAAATCTGCTTTGTATTGTTCAGATAAAATTCCTAATAGGCACAAGCAGCGGCTCTTAC GTCCCTCAAGTTACTATTTCCAAGATTATGAAATTGATGAGCTCTTTCTTTTGGGGGGAAGCCAATGGGcgtgagaaaaagaaatgggtgtCGTGGAATCATATTTGTAAACCTGCAGAAGAAGGGGGGCTTGGTGTACGAAGTCTTCAAGACACTCAAAAAGCCTTACATATGCGTTTTGCTTGGTACCTTATTCAAG ATCTTGAAAATAGAAAGCTAGGAGTTGGTTTAGGTGTGCTAACTCCTCTTCGCAAGTGGGCTTTATTGTTGGCATCATCGCAGTTATTGTTACTTGGCGTTTATGGAGGAGGAGGTGTCTAG
- the LOC121262292 gene encoding transcription factor MYB15-like: MAKAPCCENMGLKKGPWTPEEDRILISYVQLYGHENWRALPKQAGLLRCGKSCRLRWKNYLRPDIKRGNFSKQEEEAIIKLHQLLGNRWSAIATRLPGRTDNEIKNFWNSQLKKRLKQNPATRPATIKQNVGMPVCTLNTSTSNHASATFPPQQSQKVLGNLQTDSTNDPTKETMINSSSSMSDEMNFWYKLFATSGTH; encoded by the exons ATGGCAAAGGCTCCTTGTTGTGAAAATATGGGGCTAAAGAAGGGACCATGGACTCCTGAAGAAGATCGGATTCTGATTTCTTACGTCCAACTATACGGACATGAAAATTGGCGGGCTCTTCCAAAACAAGCAG GTTTACTAAGGTGTGGAAAGAGTTGCAGGCTTCGGTGGAAGAATTACTTGCGGCCAGACATAAAACGAGGAAACTTCAGCAAGCAAGAAGAAGAGGCCATCATCAAGCTTCACCAACTTCTTGGAAACAG GTGGTCCGCCATTGCAACAAGACTACCCGGACGAACGGACAATGAGATAAAGAACTTCTGGAACAGCCAGTTGAAGAAGAGACTTAAGCAAAACCCAGCCACACGGCCAGCCACCATTAAACAGAATGTCGGAATGCCTGTTTGTACACTAAACACGAGCACTTCTAATCATGCTTCTGCTACTTTTCCCCCCCAACAGTCTCAGAAGGTTTTGGGTAATTTACAAACCGATTCGACAA ATGATCCCACAAAGGAGACCATGATCAATAGCAGTTCTTCTATGAGTGATGAAATGAATTTTTGGTACAAACTCTTCGCCACGTCGGGGACTCATTAA